A genomic region of Runella rosea contains the following coding sequences:
- a CDS encoding DUF4350 domain-containing protein: MKNLRSKYFWFLTLTILGYGLFEYYRPKPIDWTPSYSDKDKIPFGTKALVELLPDVFGNQEVKSLRLPIYNHLTESKLPAKSNYIFVCQNFDIDKNDRVQLLNYVKKGNNVFISAYDFSDTLLKILDVRATLKAPSLRDTALVMNFVNPTFRKPKGYVFPQDDGRNYFLVKKSKNVTVLAQNARNEPIFLKVAYGKGHFYLHNLPLALTNYYALDSATSDFAFKSLSYLPVQPTYWDEYLKQGRFGENEQSIFRFVMTQPPLKWAYYMVLFGLFMFAIFAAKRTQRIIPVMEVPKNTSLEFVQTIGKMYFQQADHANIAQKKIQHLLLYIRERFGLRTNELDEEFKEALSQKTGFARLEIDLLFGEIAHAERSGRLTEYALLSLNRRIDDFYQKTR, translated from the coding sequence TTGAAAAATTTACGAAGCAAATATTTTTGGTTTTTAACGCTGACCATCCTCGGTTATGGGCTGTTTGAATACTACCGCCCCAAACCGATTGACTGGACGCCGTCTTATTCCGACAAGGATAAAATTCCGTTTGGTACCAAAGCACTGGTTGAATTATTGCCCGATGTCTTTGGCAACCAAGAAGTAAAGTCATTGCGTTTACCAATCTATAATCACCTGACTGAAAGCAAACTGCCTGCTAAAAGCAACTATATTTTTGTCTGTCAAAATTTTGATATTGATAAAAACGACCGCGTTCAACTCCTCAATTATGTAAAAAAAGGGAACAACGTTTTTATTTCTGCTTACGACTTTTCGGATACATTGCTCAAAATCCTCGACGTACGGGCCACACTAAAAGCGCCTTCGCTCCGCGATACGGCATTGGTCATGAACTTTGTCAATCCAACCTTCAGAAAACCCAAAGGCTACGTTTTTCCACAGGATGACGGTCGGAATTATTTTCTAGTAAAAAAATCTAAAAATGTAACGGTTTTGGCCCAAAATGCACGGAATGAACCCATATTTTTGAAGGTAGCCTACGGAAAAGGTCATTTTTATCTGCATAATTTACCTTTGGCTTTGACCAATTACTACGCGTTGGATTCTGCTACGTCAGACTTTGCTTTTAAGAGCCTTTCGTATTTACCCGTGCAACCCACGTACTGGGATGAATACCTGAAGCAGGGTCGATTTGGTGAAAATGAGCAGTCCATTTTTCGATTTGTGATGACGCAGCCACCGCTAAAATGGGCCTATTACATGGTTCTTTTCGGGCTGTTTATGTTTGCCATTTTTGCGGCAAAACGCACCCAGCGCATCATTCCAGTGATGGAGGTGCCTAAAAACACCTCCCTCGAATTTGTGCAAACCATCGGAAAAATGTATTTCCAACAGGCTGACCACGCCAACATTGCTCAAAAGAAAATTCAACACTTGTTGCTTTATATTCGGGAGCGCTTTGGGCTGCGCACCAATGAATTGGACGAAGAATTCAAAGAAGCCTTATCGCAAAAAACAGGCTTTGCACGCTTAGAAATTGATTTATTATTTGGCGAAATAGCCCATGCGGAGCGCAGCGGCCGCCTTACAGAATACGCCTTACTGAGCTTAAACCGAAGAATTGACGATTTTTATCAAAAAACCAGATAA
- a CDS encoding CBS domain-containing protein, translating into MKSVKKLLADKSQSYIWSVSPDTTVIEALFLMAEKNIGAVVVLDGEKLVGIFSERDYARKGIVQGRKAKSTPISEVMTSKVFTVTPEMDIRECMKLFSEKKFRHLPVMEEERVIGVLSIGDIVNSIMKEQVDHIQFLEGYITNA; encoded by the coding sequence ATGAAATCTGTAAAAAAGTTACTCGCCGATAAGTCTCAATCTTATATTTGGAGTGTTTCGCCAGATACTACCGTGATTGAAGCGCTCTTTTTAATGGCAGAAAAAAACATAGGCGCCGTTGTTGTGCTTGATGGAGAAAAATTGGTAGGGATATTTTCAGAGCGTGATTATGCCCGAAAAGGAATCGTGCAGGGACGAAAAGCAAAGAGTACACCTATCTCTGAAGTGATGACCTCAAAGGTGTTTACCGTTACCCCCGAAATGGATATCCGGGAATGTATGAAATTGTTTAGCGAAAAGAAATTTCGTCACTTGCCCGTGATGGAAGAGGAGCGAGTCATAGGCGTATTAAGTATTGGAGACATTGTAAATTCGATCATGAAAGAACAGGTCGATCATATCCAATTTTTGGAAGGATATATTACAAATGCTTAA
- the nhaD gene encoding sodium:proton antiporter NhaD, which yields MMAILLAAVFILGYVLIAFEHPLKIDKAASALLTGVFCWIILLFGFENMPAFEGISSQPDVHKVLDEALFEHLGEIAGILFFLLGAMTIVELVDVHEGFRAITDRITTTNRIKLLWVISLISFFLSAVLDNMTTAIIMCALLRRIIKEKENIWLFGGFVVIAANAGGAWSPIGDVTTIMLWIGGQVTTVEIMQSLFISSFVSLLVPLLAATYFLRGGRALPKIPVKESKEHAQTTPLEQNIMFVLGGAALLSVPVFKAFTHYPPYMGILLAVGLLWYFTELLHRGKALEIKQGFSVAAMLHRIDTPSILFFLGILLAVGALDTSGHLRLMATFLNQTFGNIYIINTLIGLLSAIVDNVPLVAAAMGMYPLTEFPPDADFWNLLAYCAGTGGSILIIGSAAGVASMSILKIDFLWYLKRISGYALLGYLAGIGVYYLMH from the coding sequence ATGATGGCTATTCTACTCGCTGCCGTATTCATTTTAGGATACGTGCTGATTGCCTTTGAGCATCCGTTGAAAATCGACAAAGCCGCCTCCGCGTTATTAACGGGGGTTTTTTGTTGGATAATCTTATTGTTTGGCTTCGAAAATATGCCCGCTTTTGAAGGTATATCCTCCCAACCCGACGTTCATAAAGTGCTTGATGAGGCGCTTTTCGAACATTTAGGCGAAATCGCTGGGATTTTGTTCTTTTTGTTAGGAGCCATGACAATTGTCGAGTTAGTAGATGTTCACGAAGGGTTTCGTGCCATTACAGACCGTATTACGACAACCAACCGGATAAAGCTGTTGTGGGTTATCTCATTGATTTCATTCTTCTTATCGGCAGTTCTGGACAACATGACGACGGCCATCATCATGTGTGCTCTATTGCGGCGAATTATTAAAGAAAAAGAAAATATTTGGCTGTTTGGCGGCTTTGTAGTCATAGCCGCCAATGCTGGGGGGGCGTGGTCACCCATCGGGGATGTGACCACCATTATGCTCTGGATTGGAGGACAAGTGACGACGGTTGAGATTATGCAATCGTTGTTTATTTCGTCGTTTGTGAGTCTGTTGGTCCCGCTTTTGGCGGCCACGTATTTTTTGCGCGGTGGTAGGGCGTTACCCAAAATACCCGTAAAGGAGTCGAAAGAACATGCGCAAACAACCCCTTTGGAGCAAAATATAATGTTTGTGTTGGGAGGGGCTGCCCTTCTATCGGTGCCAGTATTTAAGGCTTTTACGCACTATCCACCTTACATGGGGATTTTGCTGGCCGTGGGTCTTTTGTGGTATTTTACCGAATTGTTGCACCGGGGCAAAGCACTTGAAATCAAACAGGGCTTTTCGGTGGCGGCGATGTTGCACCGGATTGACACGCCCAGTATTTTGTTTTTTTTAGGAATTTTGCTGGCCGTTGGCGCTTTAGATACATCGGGGCATTTGCGATTAATGGCGACTTTTCTTAATCAGACCTTTGGCAACATTTACATTATCAACACGTTAATCGGACTTCTGTCAGCGATTGTCGACAACGTTCCACTAGTGGCGGCTGCAATGGGAATGTATCCATTGACTGAGTTTCCACCTGATGCCGATTTTTGGAATTTATTGGCGTACTGCGCGGGTACGGGGGGGAGTATCCTCATTATTGGTTCGGCGGCAGGGGTGGCTTCTATGAGTATTCTGAAAATTGATTTTCTTTGGTATCTTAAGCGCATTTCGGGTTATGCGCTCTTGGGGTATTTGGCAGGAATCGGGGTTTATTATTTGATGCACTGA
- a CDS encoding M1 family metallopeptidase: protein MRKLSFINSLPVFVCILLQGLYAAKAQAPSPQNYHANDRFEQLGTGLPTPNTYRTASGAPGKDYWQQRADYDIKVELDEANNKIIGTETITYFNQSPDALPYVWIQLDQNLFAKNSPGPISRTGDLGTQTSMTSLATISDMNYSNADYGYNITSVRDAKTGKPLKYTINQTMMRIDLPQPVQSKQSYSFAMDWNYRIVEFSKGGRRTGFEAFKDGNNVYEIAQFYPRLCVYDDVTGWQHKQYYSQGEFALSFGNFKLAITVPDDHVLGATGELQNAAQVLTPNQLRKFEQAKSSDKVVVIASQEEREKAEKGKPTGKKTWIFKADNVRDVAFATSRKYIWDGKMQEVAGKKVLCMSFYPKEGNPLWGKYSTEVIAHTIKTYSKFSVDYPYPVAISCHGPVGGMEYPMISFNGGRPEADGTYSEATKYGMIGVIIHEVGHNFFPMIVNNDERQWMWMDEGLNTFVQYLTEKEWDRDYPTRRGEPQAIVDYMKQDPKNLVPIMTMSDNLINAGASAYAKPATALNILRETVMGRELFDYAFKEYSRRWAFKSPTPADFFRTMEDASGVDLDWFWKGWFYGVEPVNQDLVEVEWFALDTQNPEITKAEAKKQADAKRNTVARQRDKDYIKESVVDKNPDMKDFYNTYDPYKVTENDKKKYETYLASLTPDERKLVESGLNFYTLKVKNKGGLPMPVIVKMQYEDGTDSLVRFPAEIWRLNDQQISKVITSKKKVVQWTLDPYREIADIDEEDNSFPRQPTAPTRFQLFKNPASGRRGGGGTNPMQEAQQSQQPKAGQQGGAKN from the coding sequence ATGCGAAAATTATCCTTCATCAACTCATTGCCTGTATTTGTCTGCATCCTGCTCCAAGGGCTATACGCAGCCAAAGCTCAGGCTCCCTCACCTCAAAACTACCACGCCAACGACCGGTTTGAACAACTCGGAACGGGGCTGCCTACGCCCAACACCTATCGTACCGCCTCGGGAGCGCCTGGAAAAGACTATTGGCAACAACGCGCCGATTATGACATCAAAGTAGAATTGGACGAGGCCAACAACAAAATCATTGGCACCGAAACCATCACGTATTTTAACCAATCGCCCGACGCGCTGCCGTACGTATGGATTCAATTAGACCAAAACCTTTTTGCCAAAAACTCTCCCGGCCCCATCTCCCGCACGGGCGATTTGGGCACTCAAACCAGCATGACGAGTTTGGCGACCATTTCCGACATGAACTATTCAAATGCGGATTATGGCTACAACATCACTTCGGTAAGGGATGCCAAAACTGGTAAGCCCCTCAAATACACCATCAACCAAACCATGATGCGCATTGACCTGCCGCAACCCGTGCAGTCTAAGCAATCGTATTCATTTGCGATGGACTGGAATTATCGAATTGTGGAATTTTCCAAAGGTGGGCGTCGTACGGGCTTTGAAGCATTCAAAGATGGCAACAACGTGTACGAAATTGCCCAGTTTTATCCTCGCCTGTGTGTGTACGATGACGTAACAGGCTGGCAGCACAAACAATATTATAGCCAAGGAGAATTTGCCCTGTCGTTCGGGAACTTCAAATTAGCCATTACCGTGCCCGACGACCACGTATTGGGCGCTACTGGCGAGCTTCAAAACGCCGCCCAAGTACTGACGCCAAACCAATTGAGAAAATTTGAGCAAGCTAAGTCTTCCGACAAAGTAGTCGTGATTGCATCGCAGGAAGAGCGGGAGAAAGCCGAAAAAGGCAAGCCAACGGGCAAAAAAACTTGGATATTCAAAGCCGATAACGTACGCGATGTGGCCTTTGCCACTTCCCGTAAATACATCTGGGACGGTAAAATGCAGGAAGTAGCGGGCAAAAAAGTGCTTTGCATGTCGTTTTATCCCAAAGAAGGAAATCCACTTTGGGGCAAATATTCAACCGAAGTCATTGCTCATACCATCAAAACCTATTCGAAATTTTCGGTAGATTACCCCTACCCCGTCGCCATTTCTTGCCACGGCCCCGTGGGCGGTATGGAATACCCAATGATTTCGTTCAACGGCGGCCGCCCCGAAGCCGACGGAACCTATTCAGAAGCGACCAAATACGGCATGATTGGCGTAATTATCCACGAAGTGGGCCACAACTTCTTCCCGATGATTGTCAACAACGACGAGCGCCAATGGATGTGGATGGACGAAGGGCTGAACACGTTTGTGCAATACCTGACCGAGAAAGAATGGGATAGAGATTATCCTACACGCCGTGGTGAGCCGCAAGCCATCGTCGATTATATGAAGCAAGACCCCAAGAATTTGGTACCCATCATGACCATGTCCGACAACCTCATCAATGCGGGTGCGAGCGCCTATGCCAAGCCCGCTACAGCGTTGAATATTTTGCGCGAAACCGTCATGGGACGAGAATTATTTGATTATGCTTTTAAAGAATACAGCCGCCGTTGGGCGTTCAAATCACCTACCCCTGCCGATTTCTTCCGAACCATGGAAGATGCTTCTGGGGTTGATTTGGACTGGTTCTGGAAAGGTTGGTTTTACGGCGTTGAACCAGTCAATCAGGATTTGGTGGAAGTAGAATGGTTTGCATTGGATACCCAAAACCCCGAAATCACCAAAGCAGAAGCCAAAAAACAGGCCGATGCTAAACGCAACACCGTGGCCCGCCAGCGCGATAAAGACTATATCAAAGAGTCAGTAGTTGATAAGAACCCTGACATGAAGGATTTCTACAATACCTACGACCCCTACAAAGTCACCGAAAACGATAAGAAGAAATATGAAACCTATCTGGCAAGCTTAACGCCCGACGAGCGTAAATTGGTGGAATCAGGGTTGAATTTTTACACGCTAAAAGTAAAAAACAAAGGCGGTCTGCCCATGCCCGTAATCGTGAAGATGCAATACGAAGACGGCACCGATTCGCTGGTACGCTTCCCAGCTGAGATTTGGCGCTTGAATGACCAACAGATTTCAAAGGTCATCACCTCCAAGAAAAAAGTGGTACAGTGGACCTTAGACCCGTATCGCGAAATTGCCGATATTGACGAAGAAGACAACAGTTTCCCTCGCCAACCTACCGCACCTACGCGCTTCCAACTGTTTAAGAACCCGGCAAGCGGTCGCCGAGGCGGCGGAGGCACGAACCCGATGCAAGAGGCACAGCAAAGTCAGCAACCGAAAGCCGGTCAGCAGGGCGGGGCTAAAAATTAA
- a CDS encoding DUF5677 domain-containing protein — protein sequence MKVEPLETVLIRRTGTDESELLNFLADAIEQVINIGTHFIKWEADRGGASVEKTPLIMLYRHILEMGDAISILLRSSSVDPCKAMLRSILETSLQIEYLLKDPETRGFCYMVCHHNKMIKQLKRMVENSQEQKDYFNQLKNKSYTDISANDFSHPSAQNDVNRLVNLINSKDYKIYQIEYLKTSTQKNDNGKKNKNPEWYSLFGGPKSCIELAENLKRKDFYEFMYRPFSSTVHGSDLINSNLQLLSNGFAQASPIRNNDSASDFAEIAIQLLTENQRTILERFNEGIKQYHTHWYASFRKEYLEPLRKYNNSLNAPSTQ from the coding sequence ATGAAAGTAGAACCATTAGAAACTGTATTAATTCGTAGGACTGGAACTGACGAATCTGAATTACTTAATTTTTTAGCTGATGCCATTGAGCAAGTAATAAATATCGGAACCCATTTCATAAAATGGGAAGCTGATAGAGGCGGTGCATCTGTTGAAAAAACCCCATTGATTATGTTATATAGGCATATTTTAGAAATGGGGGATGCTATATCAATCCTTTTGAGGTCTTCATCAGTCGATCCATGCAAAGCAATGCTTCGTTCAATTCTGGAAACTTCTCTTCAGATTGAATATCTATTGAAAGACCCGGAAACTAGAGGGTTCTGCTATATGGTTTGCCATCACAATAAAATGATAAAACAGCTTAAACGTATGGTTGAAAATAGTCAGGAACAAAAAGACTATTTCAATCAGTTGAAGAATAAGTCATATACGGACATTAGCGCAAATGATTTTAGCCATCCTAGTGCACAAAATGATGTTAATAGATTAGTTAATCTGATAAACAGCAAGGACTACAAAATCTATCAAATTGAATATTTGAAAACTTCTACACAGAAGAATGATAACGGTAAAAAGAATAAAAATCCTGAATGGTATTCTTTATTCGGCGGGCCAAAATCCTGTATTGAATTAGCAGAGAATCTTAAGAGAAAGGATTTTTATGAGTTTATGTATCGTCCATTCTCATCTACTGTACATGGATCTGATTTGATAAATTCAAATCTCCAACTACTTTCAAATGGATTTGCACAAGCATCACCTATACGAAATAATGATTCTGCGTCAGATTTTGCAGAAATCGCTATTCAATTATTGACTGAAAATCAGCGGACCATACTGGAAAGATTCAATGAAGGTATAAAGCAGTATCATACCCACTGGTATGCATCCTTTAGAAAAGAATACTTAGAGCCGCTTAGGAAATATAATAATTCGCTAAATGCACCAAGCACACAATAA
- a CDS encoding MFS transporter, which translates to MLPNNFRWRIVLLLFLVTTINYIDRNVLSFAMLDDTFRKEMLGVPLTYTLTQADLNAFKIQYGWVDTAFKVAYAVGFMMIGWLIDRVGTKRGLAVAIGLWSMAGIANAFVSSFRGLVATRFVLGIGEAGNFPSSIKSIAEWFPKKERSFATGIFNAGANVGIIITAAVIPWMTLHYGWRISFMTTGVLGLGVLVAWWMTYQRPEQHPKVSPVELRYIQQDHQQEVIQGRLTWWRLLRYRQTWALIVGKFMADPIWWFYLTWLPDFFNSSESLDQTLDLQNIGLPFMVIYIISDGGSVFFGWLSSQFMKIGWELNRARKTTMLICALCVVPIFFAAQTQNIYIAVVLIAIAAAGHLGWSANVYTFASDLFPKSAVAMVTGIGGFAGAVGGAVLAAIAGPIRVQFGYLPLFLIAGSSYLLALFIINLLVPKMKPVEM; encoded by the coding sequence ATGCTTCCCAACAACTTCCGCTGGCGGATAGTGCTGTTGCTTTTTTTGGTTACTACCATCAACTACATTGATCGCAACGTACTCTCCTTTGCGATGCTTGATGATACGTTCAGAAAAGAAATGCTTGGGGTGCCGCTTACTTATACGCTCACCCAAGCCGACCTCAATGCGTTCAAAATCCAGTACGGTTGGGTAGATACCGCCTTTAAAGTCGCCTACGCCGTTGGTTTTATGATGATTGGGTGGCTTATCGACCGAGTAGGCACCAAACGTGGATTAGCGGTGGCGATTGGGCTTTGGAGCATGGCGGGTATTGCCAATGCCTTCGTGAGTTCGTTTCGGGGATTAGTGGCTACGCGGTTTGTTTTGGGAATCGGAGAAGCTGGCAACTTTCCTTCAAGCATTAAGTCGATTGCCGAATGGTTTCCCAAAAAAGAGCGCTCCTTTGCCACCGGAATTTTTAACGCAGGAGCCAATGTCGGAATCATCATTACCGCCGCCGTCATTCCTTGGATGACCCTTCACTATGGCTGGCGAATTTCATTCATGACTACAGGGGTATTGGGTCTGGGTGTTCTAGTAGCATGGTGGATGACTTACCAGCGCCCCGAACAACACCCCAAAGTGTCTCCTGTTGAGCTACGGTATATTCAGCAAGACCATCAACAGGAAGTAATTCAGGGACGCCTGACGTGGTGGCGGCTGTTGCGTTATCGTCAAACTTGGGCGCTGATTGTGGGAAAATTCATGGCTGACCCCATCTGGTGGTTTTATCTGACATGGTTACCCGATTTTTTCAACTCTAGCGAATCTCTTGACCAAACCCTTGACCTTCAGAATATTGGTCTACCATTTATGGTCATTTACATTATTTCGGACGGCGGCAGCGTGTTTTTTGGCTGGCTTTCATCACAATTTATGAAAATAGGCTGGGAACTCAACCGCGCCCGCAAGACAACAATGCTGATTTGTGCGCTTTGCGTTGTCCCCATTTTCTTTGCCGCCCAAACCCAAAATATTTACATCGCGGTAGTGCTCATCGCCATTGCCGCAGCCGGACACCTGGGGTGGTCAGCCAATGTGTACACCTTTGCCTCCGATTTATTCCCCAAAAGTGCCGTTGCGATGGTGACAGGTATCGGCGGATTTGCGGGGGCCGTAGGCGGGGCCGTTCTGGCCGCAATAGCTGGCCCTATACGCGTTCAGTTTGGTTATTTACCCTTGTTTTTGATTGCTGGGTCTAGTTATTTGTTGGCACTTTTTATCATCAACCTACTCGTTCCTAAAATGAAACCCGTGGAAATGTGA
- a CDS encoding DUF4129 domain-containing protein, which translates to MISSVLKRITLIILFLTAGICLQAQKNEKADTATVKAPFDQSSIVQRLPSAERLDDLRNDREYRYHNDAPPPENPLAKFWYWLMRKLSAFFQSSSYENFWQYVILATIGGFALWLLYKSEFLGGIFGRKAQDDPLSYNRITENIHELDFNKLIDEAVENHNYRLAIRLYYLRTLKQLTDKQLIHWQPTKTNRIYVDELGNLRLKTDFERLTSQFEYVWYGDFTVSEAEFGDIKEAFSSFSGKI; encoded by the coding sequence ATGATTTCATCTGTTTTAAAAAGAATCACTCTTATTATTTTGTTTCTGACCGCTGGCATCTGCCTTCAGGCGCAAAAAAACGAAAAGGCCGATACCGCAACCGTAAAAGCTCCTTTTGACCAGTCAAGTATTGTACAACGCCTGCCTTCGGCAGAGCGTCTCGATGATTTGCGTAACGACCGGGAGTATCGTTATCACAACGACGCTCCGCCCCCAGAAAACCCGCTGGCCAAATTTTGGTACTGGCTAATGCGCAAATTGTCGGCATTTTTTCAAAGTAGTTCCTACGAAAATTTCTGGCAATATGTCATTTTAGCCACCATCGGCGGTTTCGCCCTTTGGCTTCTTTACAAATCGGAGTTTTTGGGCGGTATCTTTGGCCGTAAAGCCCAAGACGATCCACTCTCTTATAACCGCATAACCGAGAACATTCATGAACTGGATTTTAATAAACTCATTGACGAAGCCGTTGAAAATCACAATTACCGTTTGGCCATAAGGCTGTATTACTTGAGAACACTCAAACAGCTGACTGACAAGCAATTGATTCATTGGCAACCTACCAAAACCAACCGTATTTATGTAGACGAATTAGGGAACCTTCGTCTAAAAACTGATTTTGAGCGACTGACTTCTCAATTTGAGTACGTTTGGTACGGCGATTTTACGGTCTCAGAAGCCGAATTTGGAGATATAAAAGAAGCCTTTTCTAGTTTCTCGGGCAAAATCTAA
- a CDS encoding regulatory protein RecX produces the protein MTDRQKFALLKAASFCAYQERTVKETRQRLNDWELSEEETAWVLEELKAQNYLNEERFARAFAGGKFRVKRWGRLKIRQEMKLKGLSNDLIQKGLSEIDGDDYEVVLRDLLEKKAKGLKGEPLAVKQKLVRFALSRGFESDIVWELLKTMGVEEEQEE, from the coding sequence ATGACTGACCGTCAAAAATTCGCGTTATTAAAAGCGGCTTCCTTTTGTGCTTATCAGGAACGAACCGTGAAAGAAACCCGACAGCGTTTAAACGATTGGGAGCTTTCAGAGGAAGAAACTGCGTGGGTGTTGGAGGAGCTGAAAGCGCAAAATTACCTAAATGAGGAGCGTTTTGCGCGAGCGTTTGCGGGAGGTAAGTTTCGGGTAAAGCGATGGGGGCGCCTCAAAATCAGGCAGGAGATGAAGCTAAAAGGCTTATCGAATGATTTGATTCAAAAGGGTTTAAGCGAAATAGACGGCGATGATTATGAGGTGGTACTGCGAGATTTGCTGGAAAAAAAAGCGAAGGGCTTAAAAGGAGAACCTTTGGCCGTGAAGCAAAAATTGGTTCGTTTTGCCCTGAGTCGGGGTTTTGAAAGCGATATTGTGTGGGAATTGCTGAAAACCATGGGCGTGGAAGAGGAGCAAGAAGAATAA
- a CDS encoding c-type cytochrome encodes MKRFTKMLLAAGFFCAGTTIANAQTQIPADIEALLSKNTCLACHRVDQRLVGPGYKEVMAKKKYKPEQIVELIYAPKPANWPGYPPMAALANVPKDEALKIAKWIVTLAPKKK; translated from the coding sequence ATGAAACGATTCACCAAAATGTTATTAGCCGCGGGCTTTTTTTGTGCCGGCACGACCATCGCAAACGCACAAACCCAAATTCCCGCTGATATTGAGGCATTACTAAGCAAGAATACTTGTTTAGCCTGTCACCGTGTTGATCAGCGATTGGTTGGTCCAGGCTACAAGGAAGTAATGGCTAAGAAAAAATACAAACCCGAGCAAATCGTAGAACTAATCTATGCTCCAAAACCTGCCAACTGGCCTGGTTATCCTCCAATGGCTGCCCTTGCAAACGTACCTAAAGACGAGGCGCTTAAAATTGCCAAATGGATTGTGACGCTTGCTCCAAAAAAGAAATAA
- the argH gene encoding argininosuccinate lyase: MKLWQKETTSISEKIEKFTVGRDREMDLYLAPYDVLGNIAHAKMLESVGLLKKDELTALEAELKNIYQEIRQGKFEIEDGVEDVHSQVELMLTRKLGDVGKKIHSGRSRNDQVLVDMKLFTRSRLEEVAVASRKLFDLLVKRSNQHKNDLLPGYTHLQIAMPSSFGLWFGAYGEALVDDMAMIQTAYKLSNKNPLGSGAGYGSSFPLNRTMTTELLGFEALHYNVVYAQMSRGKTEQTALTAIAALSSTISRMAMDVCLYNSQNFAFVTLPDDLTTGSSIMPHKKNPDVAELLRAKTNRLKALPTEITMVMSNLPSGYHRDMQLLKELLMPAFDEILDCLDIAHFMLEHLEVKPDLLVDKKYDLLFSVERVNELVVQGVPFRDAYRLVGKEINEGTYQASRALNHTHEGSIGNLCNDQITELMNAEMARFKFEKVHTAVENLLK; encoded by the coding sequence ATGAAACTCTGGCAAAAAGAAACGACTTCTATCTCCGAAAAAATTGAGAAATTCACCGTTGGGCGCGACCGTGAAATGGATTTATATCTGGCCCCTTATGATGTATTGGGCAATATCGCCCACGCCAAAATGCTCGAAAGCGTAGGTTTGCTAAAAAAAGACGAACTGACCGCGCTGGAAGCCGAATTGAAGAATATTTATCAGGAAATTCGGCAAGGGAAATTCGAAATTGAAGACGGCGTGGAAGACGTCCACTCGCAGGTAGAACTGATGCTGACCCGTAAGCTCGGGGATGTAGGTAAAAAAATCCACAGCGGACGCTCACGCAACGATCAAGTGTTGGTCGATATGAAACTGTTCACCCGGAGTCGTTTGGAAGAAGTGGCAGTGGCCTCCCGAAAACTGTTTGACTTACTCGTTAAACGTTCCAACCAACACAAAAATGATTTACTGCCTGGCTATACGCACTTACAAATCGCGATGCCGTCGTCGTTTGGATTGTGGTTTGGAGCCTACGGCGAAGCCTTGGTCGACGATATGGCCATGATTCAAACGGCGTATAAACTTTCCAATAAAAACCCTTTGGGCTCAGGCGCGGGCTACGGCTCTTCTTTTCCGCTGAACCGCACCATGACCACAGAATTGTTGGGTTTTGAAGCGTTGCATTACAACGTCGTGTACGCCCAAATGTCACGCGGGAAGACCGAACAAACAGCGTTGACGGCCATTGCCGCCCTTTCTTCCACTATTTCACGCATGGCAATGGATGTTTGTTTGTACAACAGCCAAAATTTTGCGTTCGTCACTTTACCCGACGACCTCACGACGGGAAGTAGCATCATGCCGCACAAAAAAAACCCCGACGTGGCAGAACTTTTGCGTGCTAAAACCAATCGGTTGAAAGCCCTCCCGACCGAAATCACGATGGTAATGAGCAATTTACCGTCGGGCTATCACCGCGATATGCAATTGCTAAAAGAACTGCTGATGCCCGCATTTGATGAAATACTAGATTGTCTGGACATTGCTCACTTTATGCTTGAACACCTTGAGGTAAAACCCGATTTATTGGTTGATAAAAAATACGATTTACTCTTCAGCGTGGAGCGCGTCAATGAACTGGTGGTGCAGGGAGTACCATTCCGCGATGCGTACCGCCTAGTAGGGAAAGAAATCAACGAAGGCACTTACCAGGCCTCACGCGCCCTCAATCACACACACGAGGGCAGTATCGGCAATCTTTGCAACGACCAAATCACGGAGTTGATGAATGCCGAAATGGCGCGATTTAAGTTTGAGAAGGTACATACAGCGGTTGAAAATTTATTGAAATAG